In Streptomyces sp. NBC_01439, the following are encoded in one genomic region:
- a CDS encoding sensor histidine kinase, giving the protein MIRFPASGASGAFVHPALFYRGQADYLAGVGGFVRAALAADEPVLVAVPGPLLDVLREDLGIAASEVTWTDMTDLGRNPGRILAALQEFADRHPDRPARIVGEPIWPGRSRAEVLEATRHEALINTAFAGRRATVLCPYDVLGLSAAVVSDARRTHPTLLEDGKALPSPDYADAPSVGADCDAPLPEPDGGAPWLAYAHGQLGEVRAYAEAFALGTALSAARRGDLVLAVGEAAANSLSHGGGSGALRLWSTAGSGTGASTGAGTEVVAEIRDGGHLADPLAGRRRPSLASVDGGRGLWMIHQLCDLVEIRASDAGFTLRLHMTIF; this is encoded by the coding sequence CCCCGCCCTCTTCTACCGGGGTCAGGCGGATTACCTGGCGGGCGTGGGCGGGTTCGTACGGGCCGCCCTCGCGGCCGACGAGCCGGTGCTCGTGGCCGTGCCCGGCCCGCTGCTGGACGTCCTGCGCGAAGACCTCGGCATCGCCGCGTCCGAGGTGACCTGGACGGACATGACGGACCTGGGCCGCAATCCCGGCCGCATCCTGGCCGCCCTGCAGGAGTTCGCCGACCGACACCCGGACCGACCGGCCCGGATCGTGGGCGAGCCGATCTGGCCCGGCCGCTCACGGGCCGAGGTGCTGGAGGCCACGCGCCACGAGGCGCTCATCAACACCGCCTTCGCGGGGAGGCGGGCCACCGTCCTGTGCCCGTACGACGTCCTCGGCCTATCGGCCGCCGTGGTGTCCGATGCCCGGCGCACGCATCCCACGCTGCTGGAGGACGGCAAGGCCCTGCCGAGCCCGGACTACGCGGACGCCCCGTCGGTCGGCGCCGACTGCGACGCCCCCCTGCCCGAGCCCGACGGCGGTGCGCCCTGGCTCGCCTACGCCCACGGGCAGCTGGGCGAGGTACGCGCGTACGCCGAGGCCTTCGCCCTCGGCACGGCCCTGAGCGCGGCGCGGCGCGGCGACCTCGTCCTGGCGGTCGGGGAGGCCGCCGCCAACTCCCTCTCCCACGGAGGCGGGAGCGGCGCGCTCCGGCTGTGGAGCACCGCCGGATCCGGTACGGGTGCCAGTACGGGTGCCGGGACCGAGGTCGTCGCGGAGATCCGCGACGGCGGTCACCTCGCCGACCCGTTGGCGGGGCGCCGCCGTCCCTCCCTGGCATCGGTCGACGGCGGCCGCGGCCTGTGGATGATCCACCAACTGTGCGACTTGGTGGAGATCCGCGCCTCGGACGCCGGTT